One genomic region from Gossypium hirsutum isolate 1008001.06 chromosome D13, Gossypium_hirsutum_v2.1, whole genome shotgun sequence encodes:
- the LOC107920457 gene encoding classical arabinogalactan protein 9 precursor: MMLNNKFLFLSALFCIAVAGALGQAPPTPSNPPTSTPVPPTPPASTPPPTTQPPPTPTTTSPPPASTPPPTSSPPPVTASPPPVSTPPPATPPPVSSPPPASPPPATPPPATPPPATPPPASPPQATPPPASPPPATPPPATPPPAPLASPPATVPAPAPSKTKAKSPALSPSASSPPSPSTEAPTPSLGASSPGPAGTDTSGVEKTWSIRKMVWSLVIGWGILTLML; this comes from the exons ATGATGCTTAATAACAAGTTTTTGTTCTTATCAGCTTTGTTTTGCATTGCTGTAGCTGGCGCTTTAGGCCAAGCTCCTCCTACTCCTAGTAATCCTCCGACATCCACGCCGGTGCCGCCGACCCCACCCGCTTCCACACCTCCGCCTACTACCCAACCACCTCCAACACCCACAACTACTTCTCCGCCACCAGCTTCCACTCCTCCTCCTACATCATCACCACCTCCAGTGACAGCTTCTCCACCACCAGTTTCCACTCCTCCTCCAGCGACTCCCCCGCCCGTTAGCTCCCCACCACCAGCTTCTCCTCCACCGGCTACTCCTCCCCCAGCTACCCCACCTCCCGCAACTCCCCCACCGGCTTCTCCACCGCAGGCTACCCCACCACCTGCTTCTCCCCCTCCTGCTACTCCTCCTCCAGCTACCCCACCACCAGCTCCTTTGGCTTCTCCTCCTGCCACGGTTCCAGCTCCGGCCCCTAGCAAGACCAAAGCTAAGTCTCCAGCGCTATCACCTTCGGCCTCCAGCCCACCGTCTCCATCAACTGAGGCCCCTACTCCCAGCCTCGGCGCTTCTTCACCAGGCCCTGCTGGAACCGATAcg AGTGGAGTAGAGAAAACATGGTCCATAAGAAAGATGGTGTGGAGCTTGGTGATTGGATGGGGTATCCTCACTTTAATGCTTTAA